A window from Sus scrofa isolate TJ Tabasco breed Duroc chromosome 2, Sscrofa11.1, whole genome shotgun sequence encodes these proteins:
- the LOC100525034 gene encoding olfactory receptor 7A17-like, whose translation MYLITVFGNLIIIQAVSSDSHLHTPMYFFLSNLSFTDICFTSTTIPKMLWNIQNKSKVITFDGCITQIYFYILFAGLDDILLSVMAYDRFVAICHPLHYSVIMNPRLCGLLVLISWTLSAMYSLLHSLMVLGLSFCPDLEIPHFFCELNQVVQLASSDTFVNNMVMYFSTVLLAGGPFAGILYSYSKIVSCIRRISSAQGKFKAFSTCMSHLSVVSLFYCTSLGVYLSSSATHSSHSSVIASVMYTVVMPMLNPFIYSLRNKDIKRALKRFYLMPDSKAQLSWG comes from the coding sequence atgTACTTAATTACTGTGTTTGGGAACCTGATCATCATCCAGGCTGTCAGctcagactcccacctccacacacccatgtacttcttcctctccaacttgTCCTTTACAGACATCtgtttcacctccaccaccatcccaaagatgctgtggAATATTCAGAACAAGAGCAAAGTCATAACCTTTGATGGTTGCATCACCcagatatatttttacatattgtttGCAGGCTTAGATGATATACTCCTGAGTGTAATGGCCTATGACAGATTTGTGGCTATCTGCCACCCCCTGCACTATTCAGTCATCATGAACCCCCGACTCTGTGGACTGCTGGTTCTGATATCCTGGACACTGAGTGCCATGTATTCATTATTACACAGCTTAATGGTGTTGGGATTGTCCTTCTGTCCAGATTTGGAAATCCcacactttttctgtgaactcaatcaGGTGGTGCAACTTGCCAGTTCTGACACATTTGTCAATAACATGGTGATGTATTTTTCAACCGTCCTGCTAGCTGGTGGTCCTTTTGCTGGCATTCTTTACTCCTACTCTAAAATAGTTTCCTGCATACGTAGAATCTCATCAGCTCAGGGTAAGTTCAAAGCCTTTTCTACATGTATGTCTCACCTCTCGgttgtctccttattttattgtacaAGCCTAGGAGTATACCTCAGCTCTTCTGCTACTCACAGCTCACACTCAAGTGTAAttgcctcagtgatgtacactgtggtcatgcccatgctgaaccccttcatctacagtctgaggaataaagacataaagagggCTCTGAAGAGATTCTATTTGATGCCAGATTCAAAGGCCCAGTTATCCTGGGGATGA